One genomic region from Motacilla alba alba isolate MOTALB_02 chromosome 5, Motacilla_alba_V1.0_pri, whole genome shotgun sequence encodes:
- the TMEM86A gene encoding lysoplasmalogenase-like protein TMEM86A yields MVSPVTVVKSEGPKLVPFFKATCVYFVLWLPTSSPSWFSALIKCLPIFCLWVFLLAHGINFLVSHRSASRILAGLIFSAVGDAFLIWQEQGYFIHGLLMFGITHILYSSAFGMKPLDLKAGLLMGIVSSSCYAFLYSYLSGPFTYLVAVYIALIGFMGWRAVAGVQLCNDLWTWTKLSACVGAMLFMVSDLTIALNEFCFPVPYSRFIIMATYYAAQMLIALSAVETRDEEDFRKRS; encoded by the exons gtGAAGAGTGAAGGCCCCAAACTGGTCCCCTTCTTTAAAGCCACTTGTGTCTATTTTGTCCTCTGGCTGCCAacttccagcccctcctggttCAGTGCCCTCATTAAATGTCTGCCCATCTTTTGCCTGTGGGTTTTCCTTCTGGCTCATGGGATTAACTTCTTAGTGTCACACCGGAGTGCCAGCCGCATCCTAGCGGGACTCATATTCTCGGCAGTGGGAGATGCCTTTCTCATCTGGCAGGAGCAAGGCTACTTCATTCATG GTCTGCTGATGTTCGGCATCACACACATCCTGTACTCTTCAGCCTTTGGCATGAAGCCTTTGGACCTCAAAGCCGGCTTGCTGATGGGCATCGTTTCCAGTTCCTGCTATGCCTTCCTGTATTCCTACCTCTCGGGTCCGTTCACCTACCTGGTGGCCGTCTACATCGCCCTCATCGGCTTCATGGGCTGGCGGGCGGTGGCGGGCGTGCAGCTGTGCAACGACCTGTGGACGTGGACCAAGCTGTCGGCCTGCGTGGGCGCCATGCTCTTCATGGTGTCGGACCTGACCATCGCGCTCAACGAGTTCTGCTTCCCCGTGCCCTACTCGCGCTTCATCATCATGGCCACCTACTACGCGGCCCAAATGCTGATCGCGCTCTCGGCCGTGGAGACCAGAGACGAAGAGGACTTCAGGAAGAGGAGCTAG